The Vicia villosa cultivar HV-30 ecotype Madison, WI unplaced genomic scaffold, Vvil1.0 ctg.000339F_1_1, whole genome shotgun sequence genomic sequence GAAGATTGGAAGGTGGATGGCCAACATATAGGTGAGAGGGACGTGTCCGACCATGCTCCCATTTGGTTGAAAGAGAATAAAAAGGATTGGGGTCCTAAGCCATTCAAGTTCAACAACTTGTGGTTTAAGCATGACGAGTTTGGTAGTTTTGTGGAAGAGGAGTGGAGAAAAATGGTAGTTAAAGGAAGAGGAGACTATTTCTTGGTTGAAAAGTTGAAAACTCTTAAAAGTCGGATCTCTTGATGGAACGAAACGGTCTATGGGTGGATAGACCTCAAAATTGACAAagatgtgaaagaaatgatttctttagataacttgtttgttcattttgcaggtaacgTTTTGGAAGATGTGGTTAAGAAAAGATTGAAAGTGGCGGAGGAGTTTTgggaaaacataaataaaaagaaGGGCTTCTTAGAATTAAATCGAGACAACTTTGGCTTTTCGAAGGGGACGATAACACACATTTCTTTCATAATTCCCTAAAAGATAGAAGAAGGAATTCCTTATGTGCTATTGAGACTAGGAGGGGAAGAATGGAAGAGGTCACAGAGATTAAATACTTCATTTTCAAACACTTTGAAGGGTTTTTTAAAGAAGGGGTAAGCTTTAGACCGGAGCCACACAGGATTAATTTGAAGTCTTTATAGTTTGGAGATTCCTCGGAATTAGAAAAACCTTTTTCCGAAGAATAAGTTAAGGATGCTATTTGGTCGTATGGGAACAAAAGTCCGGGCCCGGATGGTTACTCTTTTTaattctttaaaaggttttggtTTCTTCTAAAAGATGATCTCATGAAGCTTTTCAACGATTTCCATTCTAAAGGTACGCTTGTCAAAGCTATCACTTCTTCTTTCCTTGCGCTTATTCCAAAAAAGAAGAATCCGCAAGACTTGTTCGAGTATCGTCCTATTTGTTTAGTGGGGAGCATATACAAAATCCTTGCAAAGATATTGGCGGCTAGAATGAGAGGTGTGTTGGATAAATTGGTTTTGCCTAATCAAACCGCTTTTGTTCCGGATAGGAGTATGATGGATGGTGTTTTAATGGTTAATGAGATCCTTGATTGggctaaaagaaaaaagaaagggtgtctaATTCTTAAAGTGGATTTCAAAAAGGCTTACAAATCTATTTCCTGGATCTACCTTAGGTGGATTATTGGAAGAATGGGGTTAGGGAAGAGATGGTTGAAATGGATGGAATCTTGTATTTTCACTAGTCACATGTCCATGTTGGTAAACGGAAGCGCCACCAAAGAATTCAAAGTTCAAAGAGGTTTACGTCAAGGTGATCtgatttctccttttctttttgtcattGCTATGGAAGGTCTTAGCGCTCTCATGAATAAATCGGTGGAGGTGGGGGATTTAAACCGTACAAATATGGAGAAGATGATTATGTGGATatcctccaatttgcggatgacaccatAATCATAGGAGAACCCACGTGCAATAGTATTAGGAGTATGAAAGTGTTGTTACGAGGCTTTGAACTTGTCTCCGGTTTGAAAATCAACTTTCACCAAAGTAACACTTTCGGCATTCATATAGGTGAGTGGCTTTCTACATTGGctacttcttttctttcttgaaaAAAAGGCTCATTTCCtttcaaatttcttggtatttggGTTGGAGAAGGTGCTAGTAAGAGGAGAGTGTGGAAGGATGTGGTTGCTAATATCATGTCAAGTCTGTCGTTATGGAAGGGGAGAAAAATCTCCATAGGCGGAAGGGCGACTCTTATTGGACCGGTGCTTAATGTTATTCCTATTTTTACTCTTTCTTTCTTTAAAGCCCCAAGCAAAACTATCCAAGAGATTAGAGGTCTCCTTAGCAACTTCTTGTGGAATGGGAATGTGAACAAAAGAAGcattcattgggtgaagtgggagaaTGTTTGTAAACCAAGGGAGAAAGGTGGGTTAGGTATTAGAGATGTTGGTGATATGAATAGATCTCTTCTCctcaaatggaagtggagaatcttGAAGGAGGATAATGCTATTTGGAGTAGATTTCTACTTTTGAGATATCAAAATCCGAAATTTAAAGTGCTAGCATCTAGTGGGGAAGTTCTAAACCTGAACGATTCTAGTTGGTGGAAAGACATTATTCTTAACGATTTCAGAGAAGAGGATTCCGTTGAAGGTTTCAACGATTGGGTAAAATGTGACTTCAAGAAAGATAACACcattcttttttggcatagttgttggttgggtGATCAAACTCTTCGCAAATCCTTTATGTTTTTGTTCGATCTTTCAACCAATAAACTTTACAAGGTTAGTGAGGCCATTTCttggaataatagtattttttctTAGAATTTAAATGTTCCCATGGGTATTGACGACTTGGACTTTTTGGGCCCGAACTTGCTTCATCACGTCTCAAATGGTACCTCCACGGCTATTTCTCTTCTTTTGAGGGATCTAAACGTGTTGTTGGATGGTATTACTCCGAACAACGCGAACCATGACAATTTTCATTGGAAGCTAACTTCTAACGGCGTGTTCTCGGTAGCAAGTGTGTCTAACTTGGTGTCCAATGCAAAAGATATAACATGGCCAACTAACACAATCAAATTGTTGGATGTCATGTGGAAAGCAAAGATTCCAAAAAAGgttaaaatattttcttggaGATTCTTTATTGAAAgactctctctaaaatatcttttGGCTTATAGAGGTGTAACTAACCTTACTTCTCTTGATTGTCCTTTTTGCTCCAATCACCCAGAATCTTCGGAACATCTCTTCTTCCAATGTCAAATATCAAAAGCGGTTTGGGATAGAATCTACTCTTGGTTGGGAAATGACTTGGAGTtcactttggaagagttcaaaAGCTTCGGTTGCATTCAAGAAAAGGCGAGGAAAACCAACACTAGAGTTAAACTAAATTCAATTTGGTTAGCTCTAATTTGGTGCATTTGGACTATGAGAAatgctattattttttataatgctTCTTTTAGCTTTGAAACGGTCATTTCCAACATTTTattcttcttggagatggttgtGTAATAGTGATTCTACAACTAAGAATATTTTTTACGATTGGTATAAGTTACCCCTAAACTGTTTCAACTCTATTTATAGTTCCCGTTGTAAGAGTTGCACCCCTAATGCGGTTTCTTATATCATtgcttattaattttttttttattaaaatagttcTCTTTCTCTAATATATTcttgatttattttcttaaaatattaatattttctatATTAAAATTTCGGTTACCAATTGACCCAATTAGATTATACTTAAAAGCATTCTTTGGTTTGTTCAaggataattttttaattttatcttatgaTCCAACAAATTCTTTTAAATTTCAACTGAG encodes the following:
- the LOC131626954 gene encoding uncharacterized protein LOC131626954 translates to MKLFNDFHSKGTLVKAITSSFLALIPKKKNPQDLFEYRPICLVGSIYKILAKILAARMRGVLDKLVLPNQTAFVPDRSMMDGVLMVNEILDWAKRKKKGCLILKVDFKKAYKSISWIYLRWIIGRMGLGKRWLKWMESCIFTSHMSMLVNGSATKEFKVQRGLRQGDLISPFLFVIAMEGSFPFKFLGIWVGEGASKRRVWKDVVANIMSSLSLWKGRKISIGGRATLIGPVLNVIPIFTLSFFKAPSKTIQEIRGLLSNFLWNGNVNKRSIHWVKWENVCKPREKGGLGIRDVGDMNRSLLLKWKWRILKEDNAIWSRFLLLRYQNPKFKVLASSGEVLNLNDSSWWKDIILNDFREEDSVEGFNDWVKCDFKKDNTILFWHSCWLGDQTLRKSFMFLFDLSTNKLYKVSEAISWNNSIFS
- the LOC131626956 gene encoding uncharacterized protein LOC131626956; amino-acid sequence: MGIDDLDFLGPNLLHHVSNGTSTAISLLLRDLNVLLDGITPNNANHDNFHWKLTSNGVFSVASVSNLVSNAKDITWPTNTIKLLDVMWKAKIPKKVKIFSWRFFIERLSLKYLLAYRGVTNLTSLDCPFCSNHPESSEHLFFQCQISKAVWDRIYSWLGNDLEFTLEEFKSFGCIQEKARKTNTRVKLNSIWLALIWCIWTMRNAIIFYNASFSFETVISNILFFLEMVV